A single genomic interval of Hafnia alvei harbors:
- a CDS encoding methyl-accepting chemotaxis protein yields the protein MFKNIKIASGMLLVLYLFGLIQIGSNLIGFYFIKKNSDSISAMSVIADEQNALSSSGAYLQQAQSAINNIVLEYAVNPQGAVNKDSIQAARENMALANKSFDLFWKIPGLTNHDVKLGEQIKNAFQNNADNIEKQISIALSEPSPSVLVDKLFQLKTEKVKTRALFQGWVKKYISISLKNNDDARDIAKQAYSEFIRLLITVLILCVFMCLAVHFWIKRVLVHPLQEATDYFELIGQGDLRSIISIQNSNEVGLLMAGLQKMQSGLQTTVATVRQGVESINIGTHEISAGNTDLSSRTEEQAAALAQTAASMEQITATVQQNAENAQQAAQMINSTANIAHNGEQVMESVIAKMRTINHSAQKMSDIISVIDGIAFQTNILALNAAVEAARAGEQGRGFAVVAGEVRNLAQRCSLSAKEINDLIATSSNDIKEGMLLVEHAGETMADIVLNVNKATSIVDSISYASDEQSRGVAQVSIAINQMDQVTQQNAALVEQVATTASNVEEQSDMLAKAVSIFRLTDQLWQEPKKDLELTQRPDPHSAHWI from the coding sequence ATGTTTAAAAATATTAAAATCGCCAGCGGCATGCTGCTAGTGCTGTATTTATTTGGTTTGATACAAATAGGCTCTAACCTGATTGGGTTCTACTTCATCAAAAAAAATAGCGATAGCATTAGCGCAATGAGCGTCATCGCCGATGAGCAAAACGCGCTCAGCAGCAGTGGTGCCTATCTTCAACAAGCTCAATCAGCCATCAATAACATTGTTCTTGAGTATGCAGTCAATCCACAAGGCGCTGTTAATAAAGATTCTATACAGGCGGCTCGTGAAAACATGGCGCTTGCCAATAAATCCTTTGATCTATTTTGGAAGATCCCAGGGCTAACAAATCATGATGTTAAATTGGGTGAACAAATTAAAAATGCATTCCAAAACAATGCCGATAACATAGAAAAGCAGATCAGCATTGCTTTATCCGAACCATCTCCAAGCGTATTAGTTGATAAGCTTTTTCAATTGAAAACTGAAAAGGTAAAAACGCGAGCCTTATTTCAAGGATGGGTAAAAAAATATATTAGCATTTCCCTTAAGAACAACGATGACGCCAGAGACATAGCCAAACAAGCGTATTCCGAATTTATACGCTTACTCATCACCGTACTAATTTTATGCGTTTTCATGTGCTTAGCCGTGCATTTTTGGATTAAAAGAGTGCTCGTTCATCCACTGCAAGAAGCGACTGACTATTTCGAGCTTATTGGACAGGGTGACTTACGTAGCATCATTTCCATACAAAATAGCAACGAGGTTGGGCTATTGATGGCTGGATTACAGAAAATGCAGAGCGGATTACAGACCACCGTTGCTACCGTGCGGCAAGGCGTTGAGTCTATCAACATAGGCACCCACGAAATCTCTGCGGGTAATACCGACCTTTCAAGCCGAACCGAAGAACAGGCGGCTGCGCTGGCTCAAACCGCGGCCAGCATGGAGCAAATCACCGCCACCGTGCAGCAAAATGCCGAAAATGCTCAGCAAGCCGCTCAAATGATCAATAGCACCGCCAATATTGCCCATAACGGTGAACAGGTCATGGAGTCGGTCATCGCTAAAATGCGCACCATCAATCATAGCGCACAAAAAATGAGTGACATCATCAGCGTAATCGACGGTATCGCCTTCCAGACCAATATCTTAGCCCTAAATGCTGCGGTTGAGGCCGCTCGCGCAGGAGAGCAAGGGCGTGGTTTTGCCGTTGTGGCTGGTGAGGTGCGTAATTTGGCACAACGATGCTCGCTTTCAGCAAAAGAGATCAACGATCTCATTGCGACATCGAGCAACGATATCAAAGAAGGCATGTTACTCGTTGAGCACGCAGGAGAAACCATGGCCGACATCGTGCTTAACGTTAATAAAGCCACCAGCATCGTCGATAGCATCTCTTATGCGTCCGACGAACAAAGTCGCGGCGTTGCTCAGGTCAGTATTGCTATCAACCAGATGGATCAGGTGACTCAGCAGAACGCTGCGTTAGTGGAGCAAGTTGCTACCACCGCGTCGAATGTAGAAGAACAGTCCGATATGCTAGCTAAGGCAGTATCGATTTTTCGGCTAACCGATCAGCTATGGCAAGAGCCCAAAAAGGATCTTGAGCTAACCCAGAGGCCCGATCCACACAGTGCACATTGGATTTAA
- the lptG gene encoding LPS export ABC transporter permease LptG, producing MLGVLDRYIGRTIFSTIMATLFMLVSLSGIIKFVDQLRKVGQGDYSAAGAGLFTLLSVPKDIEVFFPMAALLGALLGLGMLAQRSELVVMQAAGYTRMQIASSVMKTAIPLVILTMAIGEWVAPQGDQAARNYRAQQMYGGSLLSTQNGLWAKDGSDFIFIQRVTGEKTIQGISIYTFDKERHLQKLRYANSATFEGNQWKLSQVEESNLTDSKRITGSQTISGMWKTNLTPDKLGVVAMSPDSLSISGLYHYVKYLKQSGQESSRYQLNMWSKIFAPLSVAVMMLMALSFIFGPLRSVPMGVRVLTGISFGFLFYVLDQIFGPLSLVYSVPPVLGALLPSLLFLLISVYMLLRKS from the coding sequence ATGCTTGGAGTATTAGACCGTTACATTGGGCGCACGATTTTCAGCACCATCATGGCAACGCTGTTTATGCTGGTGTCGCTGTCTGGGATTATCAAATTCGTTGATCAGCTGCGTAAAGTGGGTCAGGGCGATTATTCTGCGGCAGGCGCTGGCCTTTTCACCTTGCTCAGCGTGCCAAAGGATATTGAAGTCTTCTTCCCAATGGCTGCACTGCTTGGTGCGTTATTAGGCCTCGGTATGCTGGCCCAACGCAGTGAGTTGGTGGTGATGCAGGCGGCAGGTTATACCCGCATGCAGATAGCCTCTTCGGTGATGAAAACCGCGATACCGCTGGTGATCCTCACGATGGCCATTGGTGAGTGGGTTGCGCCTCAGGGCGATCAGGCTGCGCGTAACTATCGTGCTCAACAGATGTACGGCGGTTCGCTGCTATCCACGCAAAACGGGCTGTGGGCAAAAGACGGCAGCGACTTTATCTTTATTCAGCGCGTGACCGGTGAGAAAACTATTCAAGGCATAAGCATTTATACCTTTGATAAAGAACGTCATTTGCAAAAGCTGCGCTATGCCAACTCAGCAACGTTTGAGGGCAATCAGTGGAAGCTTTCACAGGTGGAAGAATCAAATCTCACCGACAGCAAAAGGATCACCGGTTCACAAACGATAAGCGGTATGTGGAAAACCAACCTAACGCCAGATAAATTGGGCGTGGTTGCCATGAGCCCTGACTCCCTGTCGATTAGCGGTCTCTACCACTATGTGAAATACCTGAAACAAAGCGGGCAAGAATCTAGCCGTTATCAGCTCAATATGTGGAGCAAAATTTTCGCGCCGCTGTCTGTCGCGGTCATGATGTTGATGGCGCTATCCTTTATTTTTGGTCCATTACGCAGCGTTCCAATGGGCGTGAGGGTGTTGACGGGTATCAGCTTCGGCTTCTTGTTCTACGTGCTTGATCAGATTTTTGGGCCGCTAAGTTTGGTGTACAGCGTACCTCCAGTGTTAGGTGCTCTACTGCCAAGCCTGCTGTTCTTATTGATCAGTGTTTATATGCTGCTGAGAAAATCGTAG
- the lptF gene encoding LPS export ABC transporter permease LptF has translation MIIIRYLVRETFKSQIAILFILLLIFFCQKMVRILGAAVDGEIPTNLVLSLLGLGVPEMAQLILPLSLFLGLLMTLGKLYTESEIVVMHACGLGKGVLIKTAMILAFITGAFALVNAFWVSPWSSFHSDEVMAEAKANPGLASMVEGQFQPSKDGNYVLFVGDVKGKKFENIFLAQLRPNGTQRPSVVVADTGHMEGRPDGSQQVVLDTGTRYEGTAMLRDFRITDFVNYEAVIGHQAVVLNPSNADQAPMTALWESKENDFRAELNWRITLVFSVFVMALMVVPLSVVNPRQGRVLSMLPAMLLYLIFFLLQSSLRSNAAKGKIDPFIWVWTVNGFYLLLAVALNIWDTLPMRRIRARITGKGVA, from the coding sequence GTGATCATCATTAGATATCTGGTACGGGAAACGTTTAAGAGTCAGATTGCTATTCTATTTATCCTGCTGCTGATCTTTTTTTGTCAAAAGATGGTGCGGATACTGGGAGCGGCGGTTGACGGCGAAATTCCGACAAACTTAGTGTTATCTCTCCTTGGGCTAGGTGTGCCCGAGATGGCTCAGCTTATTCTGCCTCTTAGCCTGTTCCTTGGGCTATTGATGACGCTGGGTAAACTGTATACCGAAAGTGAAATCGTAGTTATGCACGCTTGCGGCCTAGGCAAAGGCGTGTTGATAAAAACTGCGATGATCCTTGCCTTCATTACCGGCGCGTTTGCATTGGTCAACGCGTTTTGGGTGAGTCCGTGGTCGTCGTTTCACTCTGATGAAGTGATGGCAGAAGCCAAGGCTAACCCAGGTTTAGCCTCGATGGTGGAAGGGCAATTCCAGCCGTCGAAAGATGGCAACTATGTGCTGTTTGTGGGTGACGTGAAGGGCAAAAAGTTTGAAAACATCTTTTTAGCTCAGCTACGTCCTAACGGCACCCAGCGCCCATCGGTGGTTGTGGCGGATACCGGCCATATGGAAGGGCGTCCCGATGGTTCTCAGCAAGTGGTATTGGATACCGGTACTCGCTATGAAGGTACCGCGATGCTGCGTGATTTCCGTATCACCGACTTTGTGAATTACGAAGCGGTTATCGGCCATCAGGCGGTGGTGCTTAATCCAAGCAATGCCGATCAGGCACCGATGACAGCGCTGTGGGAATCCAAAGAAAACGACTTCCGCGCAGAATTGAACTGGCGTATTACGCTGGTGTTCTCTGTCTTCGTGATGGCGTTGATGGTGGTTCCTTTGAGCGTGGTTAACCCACGTCAAGGGCGTGTGCTGAGTATGTTGCCAGCCATGTTGCTCTATCTGATCTTCTTCCTGCTGCAAAGCTCGCTGCGTTCTAATGCGGCGAAGGGCAAAATTGATCCGTTTATCTGGGTTTGGACCGTGAACGGGTTCTATCTGTTGCTCGCTGTTGCGTTGAATATTTGGGATACGCTACCGATGCGTCGGATCCGCGCACGAATCACCGGTAAAGGAGTCGCCTGA
- the pepA gene encoding leucyl aminopeptidase: MEFSVKSGSPEKQRSACIVVGVFEPRRLSPIAEQLDKISDGYISALLRRGELEGKVGQTLLLHHVPNVLSERILLIGCGKERELDERQYKQVIQKTINTLNDTGSMEAVCFLTELHVKGRNTYWKVRQAVETAKETLYTFDQLKSNKAEPRRPLRKMVFNVPTRRELTSGERAIQHGLAIAAGIKAAKDLGNMPPNICNAGYLASQARQLADSFSPNVSTRVIGEQQMKELGMNAYLAVGQGSQNESLMSVIEYKGNKNPDAKPIVLVGKGLTFDSGGISIKPADSMDEMKYDMCGAASVYGVMRMAAELQLPLNIVGVLAGCENMPGGRAYRPGDVLTTMNGQTVEVLNTDAEGRLVLCDVLTYVERFEPDVVIDVATLTGACVIALGHHLTGLMANHNPLASELISASEQAGDRAWRLPMMDEFQDQLDSNFADMANIGGRPGGAITAACFLSRFTRKYSWAHLDIAGTAWRSGKAKGATGRPVAMLSQFLLNRAGLNGDD; the protein is encoded by the coding sequence ATGGAGTTCAGTGTAAAAAGCGGTAGCCCGGAAAAACAGCGTAGCGCCTGTATCGTCGTCGGTGTTTTCGAACCGCGCCGACTGTCCCCAATCGCAGAACAGCTCGATAAAATCAGCGATGGCTACATCAGTGCCCTACTGCGCCGTGGCGAACTGGAAGGTAAAGTGGGTCAGACACTCTTGCTGCACCACGTACCTAACGTACTCTCAGAACGCATTTTGCTGATTGGCTGTGGCAAAGAGCGTGAGTTGGACGAACGTCAGTATAAACAAGTCATTCAAAAAACGATTAATACGCTAAATGACACCGGTTCTATGGAAGCGGTTTGCTTCCTGACTGAGCTGCACGTCAAAGGCCGTAATACCTACTGGAAAGTGCGTCAGGCGGTCGAAACGGCAAAAGAAACGCTTTATACCTTCGATCAGTTGAAAAGTAATAAAGCGGAACCGCGCCGCCCACTGCGTAAAATGGTGTTCAACGTCCCAACCCGTCGTGAACTCACTAGCGGCGAGCGCGCGATCCAGCACGGCTTAGCCATTGCTGCCGGTATTAAGGCCGCGAAAGATCTTGGCAACATGCCGCCAAACATCTGTAACGCAGGCTATTTGGCTTCACAGGCTCGTCAGCTTGCCGACAGCTTCAGCCCGAACGTTAGCACCCGCGTTATCGGTGAACAGCAGATGAAAGAGCTAGGCATGAATGCCTATCTTGCCGTGGGTCAAGGTTCACAAAATGAATCGTTGATGTCCGTGATTGAATATAAGGGCAACAAAAACCCAGATGCTAAACCTATCGTATTGGTTGGTAAGGGTTTAACCTTTGACTCTGGCGGTATTTCAATCAAACCCGCTGACAGCATGGACGAGATGAAATACGACATGTGCGGTGCCGCTTCGGTCTACGGCGTGATGCGCATGGCTGCTGAGCTTCAGCTTCCGTTGAATATCGTTGGCGTACTGGCTGGTTGCGAAAACATGCCTGGCGGCCGCGCTTATCGTCCCGGTGATGTTTTGACCACGATGAACGGCCAAACCGTTGAAGTGCTCAATACTGATGCCGAAGGACGTTTAGTTCTGTGTGACGTGTTAACCTACGTTGAGCGTTTCGAACCCGATGTGGTTATCGATGTGGCTACGTTGACCGGTGCCTGCGTTATCGCGCTGGGTCATCATTTGACGGGCTTAATGGCAAACCATAACCCATTAGCCTCCGAGCTTATCAGCGCATCAGAACAAGCCGGTGACCGTGCATGGCGTCTGCCAATGATGGATGAGTTCCAAGATCAGCTGGATTCCAATTTTGCCGACATGGCAAACATCGGTGGCCGTCCTGGCGGAGCGATTACCGCAGCGTGCTTCCTGTCTCGATTCACCCGCAAATATAGCTGGGCGCATCTGGATATCGCAGGCACCGCGTGGCGTTCAGGGAAAGCAAAAGGTGCAACGGGTCGCCCCGTCGCCATGCTTTCTCAGTTCTTGCTCAATCGTGCAGGCCTGAACGGCGACGATTAA
- a CDS encoding DNA polymerase III subunit chi codes for MKQATFYLMEHHQPDGELDAVEALACDLAAQHWRSGKRILLACQSQEQAQKLDEALWARDPHQFVPHNLAGEGPHYGAPVELSWPGKRGNSPRELMICLQTEFADFATAFHEVIDFVPYEDALKQLARERYKIYRSVGFQLTTATPPTH; via the coding sequence ATGAAACAGGCAACCTTCTATCTCATGGAGCATCATCAACCTGATGGTGAACTGGATGCCGTTGAGGCTTTGGCCTGTGATCTCGCCGCCCAACACTGGCGCTCCGGTAAACGAATTTTATTGGCTTGCCAAAGTCAGGAACAGGCTCAAAAATTAGATGAAGCCCTTTGGGCGCGTGATCCGCACCAGTTTGTGCCACATAATCTGGCCGGTGAAGGCCCACATTATGGCGCGCCTGTCGAACTTTCATGGCCGGGAAAACGGGGTAATTCACCGCGTGAACTGATGATCTGCTTGCAGACCGAGTTCGCAGATTTTGCTACTGCTTTCCATGAAGTGATAGACTTCGTTCCTTATGAAGACGCTTTAAAACAGTTGGCGCGTGAGCGCTATAAAATCTACCGCAGCGTCGGCTTTCAATTGACCACGGCTACGCCGCCAACTCACTGA
- a CDS encoding valine--tRNA ligase translates to MEKTYNPQDIEQPLYEHWEQQGYFKPNGDTSKESFCIMIPPPNVTGSLHMGHAFQQTIMDTMIRYQRMQGKNTLWQVGTDHAGIATQMVVERKIAAEEGKTRHDYGRDAFIDKIWQWKEESGGTITRQMRRLGNSVDWERERFTMDDGLSNAVKEVFVRLYKEDLIYRGKRLVNWDPKLRTAISDLEVENRETKGSMWHLRYPLADGAKTADGKDYLVVATTRPETLLGDTGVAVNPEDPRYKDLIGKFVVLPLVGRRIPIVGDEHADMEKGTGCVKITPAHDFNDYEVGRRHALPMINILTFDGDIRDEAEVLDTNGEETDVYSNEIPEQFRGMERFAARRAVVKACDEAGLLVEIKPHDLTVPYGDRGGVVIEPMLTDQWYVRTAPLAKVAIEAVEQGEIQFVPKQYENMYYSWMRDIQDWCISRQLWWGHRIPAWYDNEGNVFVGRDEDEVRRENNLGADVELKQDDDVLDTWFSSGLWTFSTLGWPEQTEALKTFHPTNVLTSGFDIIFFWIARMIMLTMHFVKDENGKPQVPFKTVYVTGLIRDDEGQKMSKSKGNVIDPLDMIDGISLPELLEKRTGNMMQPQLAEKIAKRTEKQFPEGIEPHGTDALRFTLAALASTGRDINWDMKRLEGYRNFCNKLWNASRFVLMNTEEQDCGLNGGEMVLSLADRWILSEFNQTVKAYREALDNFRFDLAANILYEFTWNQFCDWYLELAKPVMTGGSEAELRGTRNTLVTVLEALLRLAHPVIPYITETIWQRVKGLKGITADTIMLQPFPEYDASQVDEKALADLEWIKQTIIAVRNIRAEMNIAPSKPLELLLRECSADAQRRVQENLSFIQALARLESITVLAAGDKGPVSVTKLVDGAELLIPMAGLIDKDAELDRLAKEVAKIEAEIGRIEAKLSNEGFVARAPEAVVAKEREKMNGYADAKAKLIEQQAVIAAL, encoded by the coding sequence ATGGAAAAGACATATAACCCGCAAGACATTGAGCAGCCGCTCTACGAGCACTGGGAACAGCAGGGCTACTTCAAGCCGAATGGCGACACCAGTAAAGAAAGCTTCTGTATTATGATCCCGCCGCCGAACGTCACCGGCAGCCTGCATATGGGTCATGCTTTCCAGCAGACCATCATGGACACCATGATCCGCTATCAGCGCATGCAGGGTAAAAACACCCTGTGGCAGGTCGGTACCGACCACGCGGGTATCGCCACCCAGATGGTCGTCGAGCGCAAAATTGCCGCCGAAGAAGGCAAAACTCGTCACGACTATGGTCGTGATGCCTTTATCGACAAAATCTGGCAGTGGAAAGAAGAATCCGGCGGCACCATTACTCGCCAGATGCGCCGTTTGGGCAACTCCGTCGACTGGGAGCGCGAGCGCTTCACAATGGACGATGGCCTGTCTAATGCGGTGAAAGAAGTTTTCGTTCGTCTGTATAAAGAAGACCTGATTTATCGCGGTAAGCGTCTGGTTAACTGGGATCCAAAACTGCGCACGGCTATCTCCGATCTGGAAGTAGAAAACCGTGAAACCAAAGGCTCCATGTGGCACCTGCGTTATCCGCTGGCCGATGGCGCTAAAACCGCCGACGGTAAAGACTATCTGGTGGTTGCCACTACGCGCCCTGAAACCCTGTTGGGCGATACCGGTGTTGCCGTTAACCCAGAAGATCCACGCTACAAAGATTTGATCGGTAAATTCGTGGTTCTGCCGCTGGTTGGCCGTCGCATTCCTATCGTCGGTGATGAACACGCCGATATGGAAAAAGGTACCGGCTGCGTGAAAATCACCCCTGCGCACGACTTCAATGACTATGAAGTTGGCCGCCGCCACGCACTGCCAATGATCAACATTCTGACCTTCGACGGTGACATTCGCGACGAAGCAGAAGTTTTGGATACCAACGGCGAAGAAACCGACGTTTACAGCAACGAAATCCCAGAACAGTTCCGTGGCATGGAGCGTTTTGCCGCTCGCCGTGCCGTGGTGAAAGCCTGTGATGAAGCCGGCCTGCTGGTTGAAATCAAACCTCACGATCTTACCGTTCCATACGGCGACCGTGGCGGCGTGGTTATCGAACCGATGCTGACCGACCAATGGTACGTTCGCACTGCGCCGCTGGCGAAAGTGGCGATTGAAGCCGTTGAGCAAGGTGAAATCCAGTTCGTACCTAAGCAGTACGAAAACATGTACTACTCTTGGATGCGCGACATTCAAGACTGGTGTATTTCTCGTCAGCTGTGGTGGGGTCATCGCATTCCTGCTTGGTACGACAACGAAGGCAACGTATTCGTTGGCCGTGACGAAGACGAAGTACGCCGTGAAAATAACTTAGGCGCAGACGTTGAACTGAAACAGGACGACGACGTTCTGGATACATGGTTCTCTTCTGGTCTGTGGACTTTCTCAACGCTGGGCTGGCCTGAACAGACCGAAGCGCTGAAAACCTTCCACCCAACGAACGTGTTAACCAGCGGTTTCGACATCATCTTCTTCTGGATCGCGCGCATGATCATGCTGACCATGCACTTCGTGAAAGATGAAAATGGCAAACCACAGGTTCCATTCAAAACCGTCTATGTGACCGGTCTTATCCGTGACGACGAAGGACAAAAAATGTCTAAGTCTAAGGGTAACGTCATCGACCCGCTGGATATGATCGACGGTATTTCTCTGCCAGAACTGTTAGAGAAACGTACCGGCAATATGATGCAGCCACAGCTGGCTGAAAAAATTGCTAAACGCACCGAAAAACAGTTCCCAGAAGGCATTGAGCCACACGGTACTGATGCTCTGCGCTTCACCTTGGCAGCGCTGGCTTCTACCGGCCGTGATATCAACTGGGATATGAAGCGTTTGGAAGGTTATCGTAACTTCTGTAACAAGCTGTGGAATGCTAGCCGCTTCGTACTGATGAATACGGAAGAGCAGGATTGTGGCCTAAACGGCGGCGAAATGGTTCTGTCCTTAGCAGACCGTTGGATCCTGTCCGAATTCAACCAGACGGTAAAAGCTTACCGCGAAGCACTGGATAACTTCCGCTTCGATCTGGCTGCCAATATTCTGTATGAGTTCACATGGAACCAGTTCTGCGACTGGTATCTGGAACTGGCCAAGCCGGTCATGACTGGTGGTTCAGAAGCTGAACTGCGCGGTACCCGCAATACGCTGGTCACCGTGCTGGAAGCCCTGCTGCGCTTGGCGCATCCGGTGATCCCATACATCACCGAAACCATCTGGCAGCGCGTGAAAGGCCTGAAAGGGATTACTGCAGACACCATCATGTTGCAGCCATTCCCTGAGTACGACGCATCTCAGGTTGATGAGAAAGCGCTGGCCGATCTGGAATGGATCAAGCAAACCATTATCGCCGTGCGTAACATTCGTGCCGAGATGAATATTGCGCCAAGCAAGCCACTGGAACTGCTGCTGCGTGAATGCAGCGCGGATGCTCAGCGTCGCGTACAGGAGAACCTAAGCTTCATTCAGGCTCTGGCGCGTTTGGAAAGCATCACCGTACTGGCTGCGGGCGATAAAGGCCCAGTTTCTGTCACCAAGCTGGTTGACGGTGCTGAATTGCTGATCCCAATGGCTGGCCTTATCGACAAAGACGCAGAGCTCGATCGCTTAGCCAAAGAAGTGGCTAAGATCGAAGCTGAAATTGGCCGTATCGAAGCGAAACTGTCTAACGAAGGTTTCGTGGCCCGCGCACCTGAGGCCGTTGTTGCCAAAGAGCGTGAGAAGATGAACGGCTACGCCGATGCCAAAGCGAAGCTCATCGAACAGCAAGCGGTGATTGCAGCGCTGTAA
- a CDS encoding GNAT family N-acetyltransferase — protein sequence MTTETPLRLQVRQMTANDNAAIAQVIREVSAECGLTADKGYTVSDPNLDHLFDVYSQPRCAYWVVELDGQVVGGGGVAPLEGADVSLCELQKMYFLPVLRGKGLAKQLAIQAMDFARENGFSQCYLETTASLTAAIALYEKLGFNHITEALGSTRHVDCEVRMLREL from the coding sequence ATGACAACAGAAACGCCTTTACGACTTCAGGTGCGCCAGATGACGGCAAACGACAACGCAGCCATTGCGCAGGTTATTCGTGAAGTTTCAGCTGAGTGCGGCCTCACCGCAGACAAAGGCTATACCGTATCTGACCCAAACCTTGACCATCTATTCGACGTTTATAGCCAGCCACGCTGCGCCTATTGGGTGGTTGAGCTCGATGGGCAAGTGGTTGGCGGCGGCGGCGTTGCTCCGCTTGAAGGCGCAGACGTCAGCCTGTGTGAGCTGCAAAAGATGTATTTTCTGCCGGTATTGCGCGGAAAAGGTTTAGCCAAACAATTGGCTATTCAAGCCATGGATTTTGCTCGTGAGAACGGTTTTAGCCAATGTTATCTAGAAACCACTGCCTCCCTCACCGCGGCCATAGCGCTCTATGAGAAGCTCGGATTTAACCATATTACCGAAGCTCTCGGCAGCACACGTCATGTGGACTGCGAAGTCAGGATGCTGAGAGAGCTGTAA
- the rraB gene encoding ribonuclease E inhibitor RraB — translation MANPELLEEQREETRLIIEELLDDGSDPDALYTIEHHLSADNFELLEKAAVEAFKLGYEVTDAEELEVEDGTLLMCCDVISEVGLNAEVIDTQVEQLVNLAEKMNVNYDGWGTYFEDPNGEEGDDDEDDDAEGVDEDDNGVRH, via the coding sequence ATGGCAAATCCTGAGCTATTAGAAGAACAACGTGAAGAAACTCGCCTGATCATTGAAGAACTGCTGGACGACGGCAGCGATCCGGACGCGTTATACACCATTGAGCATCATCTTTCGGCGGATAACTTTGAGCTGTTAGAAAAAGCGGCGGTTGAAGCTTTTAAACTCGGCTATGAAGTCACCGATGCTGAAGAGCTGGAAGTTGAAGACGGTACGCTGCTAATGTGCTGCGATGTTATCAGCGAAGTTGGCCTGAATGCGGAAGTGATCGATACTCAGGTTGAACAGCTGGTAAACCTCGCTGAAAAAATGAATGTGAACTACGACGGCTGGGGCACCTACTTCGAAGATCCTAACGGTGAAGAAGGTGACGACGACGAAGATGACGACGCAGAAGGCGTTGATGAGGATGACAATGGCGTTCGCCATTAG
- the argF gene encoding ornithine carbamoyltransferase, which produces MSTMSQLYQHHFLRLLDFTPADIAYLLTLAAELKQAKKAGNEPQTLKGKNIALIFEKDSTRTRCSFEVAAYDQGANVTYLGSNGSQIGHKESIKDSARVLGRMYDAIQYRGWGQDVVETLAQYAGVPIWNGLTNEFHPTQILADLLTIQEHMPNKPLSQVKLAYLGDARNNMGNSLLEGAALMGMELRLVAPKACWPEAELVAQCQTIADKTGAKLVLTEGLAEGVKDADFLYTDVWVSMGEPKEVWKERIAQLLPYQINMNVIKLTGNPQVKFLHCLPAFHDDQTALGKQMAEQYGLHGGMEVTDEVFESEHSIVFDEAENRLHTIKAVMVATLGKL; this is translated from the coding sequence ATGAGCACTATGAGTCAGCTATATCAGCATCATTTTCTTAGATTACTGGATTTCACGCCTGCAGATATCGCATATCTACTCACTTTAGCCGCCGAGCTTAAACAGGCTAAGAAAGCAGGTAATGAACCACAAACGCTGAAAGGTAAAAATATCGCGCTCATCTTCGAAAAAGACTCCACCCGAACCCGCTGCTCTTTCGAAGTTGCCGCTTACGACCAAGGTGCTAACGTGACCTACTTAGGCTCAAACGGCAGCCAAATCGGCCACAAAGAATCCATCAAAGACAGCGCCCGCGTGCTGGGCAGAATGTACGACGCCATCCAGTATCGCGGCTGGGGGCAGGACGTGGTTGAAACATTGGCGCAGTATGCCGGCGTGCCTATTTGGAATGGATTAACCAATGAATTTCACCCAACCCAAATCTTAGCCGATCTGCTGACCATTCAAGAACATATGCCAAATAAGCCGCTGTCACAGGTGAAGCTGGCATACCTTGGCGATGCGCGTAATAACATGGGCAACTCATTGCTGGAAGGCGCTGCGCTGATGGGGATGGAGCTGCGTCTCGTTGCACCAAAAGCCTGCTGGCCCGAAGCTGAACTGGTGGCTCAATGTCAGACGATCGCCGACAAAACCGGCGCGAAGCTGGTTTTAACCGAAGGTCTGGCGGAAGGCGTGAAAGACGCCGATTTCCTTTACACCGACGTTTGGGTCTCCATGGGCGAACCGAAAGAGGTGTGGAAAGAGCGTATCGCCCAGCTATTGCCTTATCAAATCAACATGAATGTGATCAAGCTGACCGGTAACCCACAGGTAAAATTCCTGCACTGTTTACCGGCTTTCCATGACGATCAAACCGCCTTAGGCAAACAGATGGCAGAGCAATACGGGCTGCATGGCGGAATGGAAGTAACCGATGAAGTGTTTGAATCCGAGCACAGCATCGTGTTTGACGAAGCGGAAAACCGTCTGCACACCATTAAAGCCGTGATGGTGGCAACATTAGGCAAATTGTAA